A segment of the Nyctibius grandis isolate bNycGra1 chromosome 27, bNycGra1.pri, whole genome shotgun sequence genome:
GGCAGCCGGCCAGGGCGGGTGGGTGCCCCCGGCTGCCgggcgggacgggacgggacgggtGTGCCCGGGATGgggcgggggtcccggggcgggggcagcggcAGCGATGGGGCAGCGGCGGTTCGGGCCCCGCGGGCGGCCCCGgagggcagccctgggctgcgGGTCCCCACTCGCGGGTGCCGCCCGGCCGGGTGTTGACCTGGGCCAGGCTCGGGTGAGAGCGCGGGGGCTGCTGCCCCGTGCCGCCGTCCCTCCCCGCAGGGCCTCGCTCCCGGCGCGGCCgctctgtgttttcttcagaaaaaggaaaaaagttcctTTGCTCAGGGCTGagctcatttttaaacatttgtattGGGGGGGTTTGCGGGGGAGAGAAATAATTGTGTCACGTCCCAGGAGCAGGGGAGCATTCCACAGGCGTGACGGCGCGGCCCTCGCCAGCGCTCATGGTCTGGCAGCCGCGGTGGCCCAGCAGCCACCGAACCCCCAAATCCAGCCTCGACCCCTCGACGCCCCCGTGACAGCGGCAGCGGGAGCcccgggccgggagcggggcccggCTGAGCCCCCCGGGCTGGGAGCGGGGGCCCATCTGAGCCCCCCGGCCGGGCAGTGGGGCCCGGCTGAGCCCCCTGGGCCAGGCAGCGGCGCTGGCACGTCCCCAGCCGAGGGTCGGGGCTGTCGGTGGCAGCGGCTTTGGCTGGTGGCTGCGTTTCGCTGGGACCAGCAGCGTTTTATTGTCATTTTGCCAAGTGCCTTCTGGTGTCCGGACAGTTTCGGTTTGTGTTCAGCTCCTTTCTCAGCTACGAGCAGTGTAGGTAGAGGCCGTGGGAGATTTTCCAGGCTTTAAGTTGACTCCGTGTTCCTGACAGCTACAGCTTCTCCAGGGAAATGTttatttaagtgaaaaataagcCAAGTCACTGTCTTCCAACAGGTTATCGGGAGCGTGTGACCAGGCTCGCCCCCTCACTGGCTGTTTGCTGGAGAGGCGCAGTGACATGAAAAGTAAGGAATGTATCAGCAAATACTGATGGGCCCTGGGGCAGCGGCAGTCGGGCACTGCCCGAGCCCAGGCGGCTGCTGAGGTGGTGCCGGGTTGTTTGGAGCTTTCAGCAAGACCCTGGCACCGCCGTGAGCGCGGGAAGGGGACATAGGAGCACGGCGTGATGTCCTTTGGAGAAGGAGGTGAGGGCGGGCAGCGTTCCCCCACAAAGCTCAAGCACTTGTGGTTCAAGCTTTGTTTAGGACTTAAAATTCTTCTGTTCCAAgtccctttttctgttttgctcctgggtgtttttttgggaTTTAGCAATGACAACAAGGCAGCCTGGCCGCGCCGCgccagggccagggctgggcagtCGCTGTGAGCCCAGGCTGCCCGGCTGTGCCCGAGAACAGCTCCTGGGGAAACTGAACTGGGGAGGGCTGGAACCTCAGCACGGAGTTGGAGCTGCTTTTTTGATGATAGCTCATCCTTCggctgtggcagggctggggcttggTGAGGTTTCAGGCAGCTTTCCTGGGGGGCAAAGAGACACTTTCCTCAGTGCTGAGGGGCTGTGGCAGcggtggcagggggctggggggctgtggcAGCGGTGGCAGGGGCCCGgggggctgtggcagggggccggggggctgtgGCAGCGGTGgcagggggccggggggctgtgGCAGCGGTGgcagggggccggggggctctggcagggggctgtggggctgtggcagcggtggcagggggctggggggctctaGCTGCAGCTGGTGTTGCTGGCAGGTGTGGGTCGGCTCCGGGTGTCAGTGGTGGTCGCTGGCGTGAGCGGGGGCTGCAGGCTGGTCCCCCTGCGCTGCACACAAGCGCACGGCTCGGCTTGCCCGGGGCTGCGTGACCGTGAGCTCGCAGGTGCTGCTGTGCCAAACCCAGCGCCGCTTTGATCCCCTCGAAGCTGCAGTCGTTGTGTTTCCCTTTGGCGTTGCTCTTCGCTTCAAGCCCTTTCTGGAACTTCCCTCTGCGTCCGTGTCAGAGTCCCCCTGGTACCCGAGCCGCTTGCCAGGACACTTGTGTGCTCCCATGGCCGCGATTTAGCTGTCTCAGCAAATTAAATCCCCCGCCATGGGCACACCTGTCAGATTTTAATTGGGAAGTTTGCTTCCTTTCCCGTTGCACGAGCTGTGCCAGCGAGCCCTGCTCCAGCCGCTGCTGTAGGGCAACGCCGCTGCGGGGCTTCGTGCTGGTCACGCACACGCCTGACCCGCACACCTCTGTCACTGTCCCCAGGCGCCTGCAGTCCCCTTCCAATTACTTTAACCTGGGGACAGCCGTGGCCTTGGCACACGCATTTTGGGGCTCCCTGCGAGTGCTGCTCGGGGGGGTGGTGGAGGGAGGCACCCGCCGTGGCCTGTGGCCACGCAGAGCGGCTCTTGTTTGCCTGGTGGCGCCTCTCCGGGGCCCTGTCCCGGCGTGCCCTCGCCTGGCGGCAGCAGCCCCGTGCACACACAGGCCATGTTTAGAAGTGCAGACAGCTTGTCCTTGGCTGCGCCACTTAGAAAACACCCTCTGTGCTCCCCGCTGGCGTTTGGTGCTGTCGGGATGCTGCGAGCTGCCGGGTCCGTGTCACAGATGGCGCAGCCTGAGCTGGGGGTGTGCGTGGGGGTTTGTGAAACCCAGTTACGTGCCCCGTGGCTGTCCCAGCCTCGAGCCCTGTCTGCGCTGCGTCAGCCCAGCTCCTTCCTAAATGAGTTCAATCAGAACAGTCCAACCGATGCTTTTGTTTATTAAACCCTTGAAAAGTTCAGCAGAGCTGAACACGCAGCAATGCCAGGGAGATCTCGGTCTGTTCTAGGAGGTGGTTTTCCTTCTGTGGTTGTGTCGTGGTGCCGGGGGGTCCGGGCGGGTGACGGGGCTGCGTGCGATGGACAGCCCGAGGGGAGCAGCCAGAGAGCTGCCGGGgcagagaaatgttttctggCCATGTGACAGGCAGCCTGTGAGGAGGTGCTTGGCGGCAGCTCTGCAAGGCTGGAGCACGAGCCCCAGGTCTGTTCTCCCATCTCTGGCCCAGAAGATCCCTGGGGCACCGCTGGTGGCTGCACGAGGCTGCTGGGAGGCTTGGCCCTCCCCCGTGCTCCGCtgtcctctgctccagcaggaTGAGGTTTTGTTCGGAGTGGGATATCTGCTGGGCCaggggctgtgggagctggcTGTGCCGTGCCGGTGCGAAGGGGGTGTCCCTGCGGACGGGGTGTCCCTATAAAagggctgctcccagcctggctctgtcccgCCAGCCCAGCGCTGCCCAGGCTCCGGGCCGTGcctccaggcagggctggggcagggctgggatccAGCTGGTTTTGCTGGTCGCTGGCCGGGGTGGGGCCATCAGCAGCGGCGCTGGGAATTCCTGCTCTGGAACAAACCCCTGTGCTGGCTCGGGGAGCTCGGGCCTCGCCAGGGAGGCTCGTTGGAAGGGCTCTGTCCCTCGCCGGGGTCCTTCAAAGCGCTCATGTCCTTCTCTGCCGTTTCCTGAGGTCCCGCAGCAGGCGCTGGGTGAGGGACATGTCCCGCTGCCGGAGGAACTCCCCTTTCCGTGCTCGGCAGGAACGTCACGTCTCTTTTATCCGCTCATGATCTGGGAACAGCGCGAGGCCCTTTGCATCGGGCAGCCCGGTCCCAGGGGCTGGTCTCGTCCTGCTGCGTGACAGAGCTTCCCTGGCAGAGGAGCTGATCTCTGCCCGTGCAGGGTGCCATGGGCGTCTGGGGTGGGCGCCGTGCCGGGGGCGAGGGCAGGGACGGGGACAGCCCGGCCGGCCGCTGAGCAGCACGGTGCTCACAGCCTGCCTGCCAGCTCCGGGTTAGTAACGGGCTATTTGTGGGCTGCTCTCGTGAGTAATGGAATGAACTGTGCTGACATTCTGGGTGGGGACGGGGCCTCTGCCCGCTGAGTCACGGCTCGGCACCGCGCCGGGCTCGGGAGCTGCGGGCGCCCAGAGCCGTCCCAGCCCGGGCTGGACACCGGGGGCCGTGGGAAGGAGCTCGGGGAGCAGCGGCTCTCCTTGGGTGGTTTGCAGCAGGGGTGATGTGTTTCTTGTGTCCCCAGGGACACGCTGTCCTTGAGAGCTTTCCCTCCTCAAGCGGGCAGGGGACAGCAGACTCCTCCAGCCCTTTTATCTGCTTCCATAACGAACGTCGTGTCTCCTTGGGATGAGCTCCTGGCCGGCTGCCCACGCTTGGGGCTGCGGGCGTCCCTGGCGTTCCGTGGCATCATCCCGGGCGATTCCCAGGCTCGGCTCTAATCTGCTTTTGAAACTCCGGGACGCGAAGGCACAGCTTTGCTGGCAGGACAGCATCCTTTTCACTCGGGGCGGAGAGCAGCCCGCTTCCCTGCAGGGTTTGGCTCTGTTCGCTGGGCGATGGCTGGCAGCTTCTCCCGCTGCTGGTGCCAGCGTCGGCTCTCAGCGGTTACGTGGCAAAAGCTTCTCTGTCGAATGGGCTGGGACCGGGCCAGCCTGGCACTGGGTGCCAGGCACATGGGTCGTGCTCGCCTGGACCACGAGAGCTCGGCTTGGCATGTTCCTGCCGCTGATGGGATTATTTGGGAGCTGGTGAGCGTGCCCGGGTGAAACCTGGAGTACAGTTTCTGCCTTCAAGAGTTTATAATCTGAGATAAAAGCAGTGGGTGTGTGCGTCTCCGAGGCTGTCAGAAAAGCCACTTGCCTGGGCTAGTGGCACAGCGAGGGAGCCTGGCGCAGGAGGGTTGGATGGCCGGGGTGGGAGCCCTGCTGCCGGCGGGGTGGGAAGGGCCAAGCGGGACCTTGTCTCGCGTGAGGTCCCGTGGCTGCGGCATCGGTGTGACGGTTCTCCTGGCCACGGCTGTGATGGTGGATGGAAGTGGCTCCGGTTGGGCTGGTTCTTGCAGTGCTGCGAGCTGGAGCTGTGCCCAGCGGGCAGCCGGGAGAGCCTCTGTCCTGGCCGCCACCGGCTGCTCGTGCCGGGGGGTGCCCAAGTGCCCGTGTCCGGTGCCCTCCCGGGCAGTCGTGTGAGAGGCTTCGGGGGGCCAGGAGGGGCCGGGAGCTGGGCTGCTCCGTCCCGCTCACCCGCTCGTGCCCCCGCAGCGATGGCGGCCATCAGGAAGAAGCTGGTGATCGTGGGGGACGGTGCCTGCGGAAAGACGTGTCTGCTGATCGTGTTCAGCAAGGACCAGTTCCCCGAGGTCTACGTCCCGACGGTGTTCGAGAACTACATCGCTGACATAGAGGTAGACGGGAAGCAGGTGAGGACCGTCGGGGTGCCGGAGCTGTTCCATCCCCTCCGTGGTCCCACGCTGCCGCCCGGGCTGGTCCCCGCGGCTCGGACACAGCCGCTGCGCTGGGGGAGCCCCACGGCTCCTGCGCTTCTGGGTCCCCCCGAACCTGCCCCAGCTCGAGGAAGACCATAGCTATAGCTGAGATAACCGTGCTCGCTCGTGGCCTGCCGAGCCGCTTGCCAGCCGCTGAGCCTCGTCCCTCTCCCCTCTCAGGTGGAGCTGGCCCTGTGGGACACGGCGGGACAGGAGGACTACGACAGGCTGCGGCCCCTCTCGTACCCGGACACAGACGTTATCCTCATGTGCTTTTCTATCGACAGCCCGGACAGCCTCGGTAGGGAGCgaggggggtcctggggctcCCCCAGGACCGGGTGCTGCTGCTAAACCCCCGGGGTCCGGGATGCCAGTCGCTCCCTCCATCTCCTGGCTTGTGCGTGCTCCAGGAAAACGCTGGGAGCTGAGGGCTtggtggaggtggtgggagaggaggatgcCGTGGGGCGAGCTCCCCCGTTCCGACGGGAAAAGCCTGGCGCTGGTTCCTGCGGCTGCGAGGAGGCCGGGGGGGGCAGCCCCTCGGCTCAGGGGGGTCCACGCGTGCTCGTTGCAGAGAACATCCCCGAGAAGTGGACGCCGGAGGTGAAGCACTTCTGCCCCAACGTGCCCATCATCCTGGTGGGGAACAAGAAGGACCTGCGGAACGACGAGCACACGCGGCGCGAGCTGGCGAAGATGAAGCAGGTGGGGGCAGCGCCGGGTCCCCTGTGCCCCGTGGGGTCCTGGGTGCCCCAAGGGCGGTCactgtgcttctgctgctgttctccgGCGATGTTTCCAACCCTCTTTTTAACGCTTTCTAGGAGCCGGTGAAGCCGGAGGAGGGGAGGGACATGGCCAACAGGATCAACGCCTTCGGCTACCTCGAGTGCTCGGCCAAGACGAAGGAGGGCGTGCGGGAGGTCTTCGAGATGGCCACGCGTGCGGGCCTGCAGGTCCGGAAGAACAAGCGGCGCAGAGGCTGCCCGCTGCTGTGAGCGGCCCGCGGCCGGGGGCGGCTGCCTGGGACCGCTGGCGGGCGGCGGCGTGGGACCTCGCGGTGCCGGTACCTGCCCCGAACCCTCTGCACGAGAGCTGCCGCCCGGGCCCAGGGCGTCCCTGCGAGACTCCGGGGCCACGAGGGGCCAGTGCCTTCAGCACCCGCCGCTCTCCGTGGGCCAGGCGTTTGCGTAGCTCCCCGTGTCGTGCCGCTCTCCCTGGTTTCCCCTCTCCCGTGGGGGTTGCCGCAGTGTCCGCTCTCCCTCCCCGGCTCCAGGCAGGAGCGGGAggtgctgctgtttgctgccCGCAGCTCCATGGGGTCTGCTGGGCCCTCGGGGCGCTCTGCCCGCTCCCACGCCAG
Coding sequences within it:
- the RHOC gene encoding rho-related GTP-binding protein RhoC isoform X2, with amino-acid sequence MKTMAAIRKKLVIVGDGACGKTCLLIVFSKDQFPEVYVPTVFENYIADIEVDGKQVELALWDTAGQEDYDRLRPLSYPDTDVILMCFSIDSPDSLENIPEKWTPEVKHFCPNVPIILVGNKKDLRNDEHTRRELAKMKQEPVKPEEGRDMANRINAFGYLECSAKTKEGVREVFEMATRAGLQVRKNKRRRGCPLL
- the RHOC gene encoding rho-related GTP-binding protein RhoC isoform X1, with the protein product MSFGEGAMAAIRKKLVIVGDGACGKTCLLIVFSKDQFPEVYVPTVFENYIADIEVDGKQVELALWDTAGQEDYDRLRPLSYPDTDVILMCFSIDSPDSLENIPEKWTPEVKHFCPNVPIILVGNKKDLRNDEHTRRELAKMKQEPVKPEEGRDMANRINAFGYLECSAKTKEGVREVFEMATRAGLQVRKNKRRRGCPLL
- the RHOC gene encoding rho-related GTP-binding protein RhoC isoform X3 encodes the protein MAAIRKKLVIVGDGACGKTCLLIVFSKDQFPEVYVPTVFENYIADIEVDGKQVELALWDTAGQEDYDRLRPLSYPDTDVILMCFSIDSPDSLENIPEKWTPEVKHFCPNVPIILVGNKKDLRNDEHTRRELAKMKQEPVKPEEGRDMANRINAFGYLECSAKTKEGVREVFEMATRAGLQVRKNKRRRGCPLL